The genomic stretch TCGCCCGGGCGAGCCCGAGCTTCGCGAGCGAACGCTCGACGACGCTCCTTTCCGCCGACGTTGCGAGGACGACGGCGACGCCCGCGCGGCGCATCGCCCGGACGGCGGCGGCCGCGCCCCGGATCGGCCGGACCTTCGGGAGGAGTTTCAGGTACCGCCGGGTCTGCTCGGCGCCCATCGCCTCGCCGAGGAAATGCCGCTCCGCGGGGGTCACGACGTCGCGCAGGATCTCGCTGCCCCCTTTTCCGATCTGGGAGCGGATCCGCGCGGGCGGAACGCGAGGGCCGAACGCCGCCAGCGCTCCCGACCAGGCGCGGGCGTGCGCCCCGTTGGAGTCGAGCAGGCATCCGTCGAGATCGAGGAGCACGGCGGAGAACGGAGGATTCCAGGCGGCGGTCACCGGAAGGCGGCAATGCAGGAAGCATTCCTCCCGTGGCACGGCACGTGCACGGCCTATTACGGGAGGTCCCTGCGCGCGGTTCCCGGATCGTGTCGCGCCCGGGCCCGAAGGAGGTTTCCATGCGGAGCAAGGCCGCGATCGGCAATCACCCCATCCACCCCGCGCTGGTCTCTCTCCCCATCGGCGCGTTCTTCCTCGCTTTCCTGGGGGACGTCGTGCACGCCGTCAGCGGATCCGAGTTCTGGTACATGCTCTCGTACGCGTGCATCGGCATCGGCGTGCTCGTCGCGCTCGCCGCGGCGGTTTTCGGCTTCATCGACTATTTCGGCGTCCGGATGAGCCGGCAGGCCGGACGGCTCGCGACGATCCACATGCTCCTGAACCTCACGGTCGTCGCGCTCTACGTCGTCACGTTCTTCCTTCGGAGGAACGGCGGCGCCCTGAATACTTCCCGGTGGCCGATCGCCTTCGTGATCGAGCTCGTCGCCTTCGCCACTCTCGGCGTGTCGGGCTGGATCGGGGGAAACCTCTCCTACGAGCACAAGGTCGGCGTCATCGAGTGGACCGACCCCGAAGCCAACGAGATCGGCGAGAAGGAGACGCGGGCTACGCGCGCCTCCTGATTCGTCGTTCCGAAAGACGATGAAGAAAAGCCGTCCCGGCTCGCGACGGCGAGGAGTCTCCTCGCCGACCGGTCCTCCCCGACGCGGGGCGCGTCTTCGTGCCGTGCCGGCGGGCGCTTCGTGAAGGGCGCTCGCAACGTTCGACGATCGTCGTAATCTCGTCGCCGCGCGTGAACCGAACGATAGGAACGTGCACCCTCGCCGCGGCGGCGCTCGTCTCTCGAGCACCGGTACGCGCGGCCGCTCCCGTGCCCTCTTCGGCGGCGGCCGGGATC from Thermoanaerobaculia bacterium encodes the following:
- a CDS encoding HAD family phosphatase encodes the protein MPREECFLHCRLPVTAAWNPPFSAVLLDLDGCLLDSNGAHARAWSGALAAFGPRVPPARIRSQIGKGGSEILRDVVTPAERHFLGEAMGAEQTRRYLKLLPKVRPIRGAAAAVRAMRRAGVAVVLATSAERSVVERSLAKLGLARAITGFTSADDVRKAKPFEDVFAVSIERYGLPRRRTVAVGDTPFDVGAAHQLGLPCLALRSGGSDERLLASAERVFDDLGEAWRHRTELFGGLTA
- a CDS encoding DUF2231 domain-containing protein; translated protein: MRSKAAIGNHPIHPALVSLPIGAFFLAFLGDVVHAVSGSEFWYMLSYACIGIGVLVALAAAVFGFIDYFGVRMSRQAGRLATIHMLLNLTVVALYVVTFFLRRNGGALNTSRWPIAFVIELVAFATLGVSGWIGGNLSYEHKVGVIEWTDPEANEIGEKETRATRAS